The segment ATCGACGGCGAGTGCCGAGCCGCTCACGAAGACGTCCTGGTCGTCGAAGACGAGCCGGCGGGCGTGGCAGACGACCGAGTTGTCGGGGTAGCTCGTGGCCGGCATCCCGACCGCCGCGTAGTGCTCCAGGGAGCCTGCGGCCCGCCGGACCACCCGGGCGTTCAGGTCCCGGACGTCGTCGTCGAGGAAGAGCACGCTGCGCCAGCCGCACGCTCTCCCGGCCACCAGCCCGATGTTCCGCTTGAGGCTCAGGTCGCCGACCGCGCTCATCGTGCCGTCGTGGAACTTGGACGTCGCGAGCTGGGGAAGGACGCCGTCGGACGGGTCCGTCAGGTCGACCACGGTGGCCTGGGTGCCGGGTATGCCGGCGGCCAGCTCGGCCACGTCACCCGGCACGGCCTCCAGGCTGCAGAGGATCAGGATCGGCGTCTGCAGCTGCGCGCTGAGCCGCAGGGCGGGTTCGAGATTCTCGGTCGGCCGCCCGGCCGGCACGACGATGCCGCTGAGCGGGGCGTTCCCGCCCTGCGCCACGGCGAGAAGCCCGGTGTGCGAGCTGTGGTGGCGCACCGGACGGCTCAGCGGCTTGACGCCGGTCATGTGCCGGTTCCGGTGGCATCGGAGTCCTCGTCGTCGGACCAGATGCGCAGCCGGGAATCGGGATTCTGGAGGTCCGGTGTCATCGCGCTGCCGGACACGACCGGGACCTTGACCAGCACGGCGAACTGGCTCCCGCGATCGGTCAGGTAGTCCATGTTGCTGTCCCGCAGTTTTGCGTCGGTGGTCAACCGGACCGCCCCGAACACGCCGCGTGAGTACACCCCGCTGCACCAGGTCAGCGTGCTGGCGGCGTTGAAGGGATTCGTTAGCCGCGCGAGAAGGCCGATGTCTTCGGTCAGCTGGGGCGGATCGGAACGGTCGAAGACAGGCAGGTGCGGTTCGTCCTGCTTCTCGACGTAGAAGACCTCGCCGTTCTTGAACTCGGGATGTTTGTCCTGGCGGATGGGCAACCTGGTCCGCGCGAAGACCTGTTGCAGTGTCTTGTTCAGCCCCGGCCCGCCGATCATCACGAGGTGGCTCGTCAGGTCGTCGGCCTTGAGCTTGTCGGGCTGGGTGAAGCGGACCTCGGCCTGCGGGTTCCGCATCCGTATGTGCCCGTGCAACTCGACGAACGCGTCCAGGTCCGCGTACGACAGCAATGCGGTGTAGTTCGGATCGCCGGGGTCGCTGTAGGGGTGCTCGGTGCCTTCCAGGTTCCCGCAGACCAGCATCACCGACTCGCCCGGCTCGAAGGCCCAGAGGTCGCGCCGGCCGCCGGTCTC is part of the Mycobacteriales bacterium genome and harbors:
- a CDS encoding helix-turn-helix transcriptional regulator produces the protein MSQPSPGAEPTLGARLRELRGESSSTQGTLAAALGLATSSISAYEKDTLRPTDTRLRDIATYVVLARDPDGTRREELPPEGQLTEEQRAERDGLLDELRRLRVRTQEQADETGGRRDLWAFEPGESVMLVCGNLEGTEHPYSDPGDPNYTALLSYADLDAFVELHGHIRMRNPQAEVRFTQPDKLKADDLTSHLVMIGGPGLNKTLQQVFARTRLPIRQDKHPEFKNGEVFYVEKQDEPHLPVFDRSDPPQLTEDIGLLARLTNPFNAASTLTWCSGVYSRGVFGAVRLTTDAKLRDSNMDYLTDRGSQFAVLVKVPVVSGSAMTPDLQNPDSRLRIWSDDEDSDATGTGT